One region of Yersinia bercovieri ATCC 43970 genomic DNA includes:
- the clpS gene encoding ATP-dependent Clp protease adapter ClpS, whose product MGKNNDWLNFEHLVKDKQKEALKPPSMYKVILNNDDYTPMEFVIDVLQKFFSYDIERATQLMLNVHYQGKAICGVFTAEVAETKVAHVNQYARENEHPLLCTLEKA is encoded by the coding sequence ATGGGTAAGAATAACGACTGGCTAAATTTTGAACATTTAGTCAAAGATAAACAGAAAGAGGCGCTCAAACCGCCGTCTATGTATAAAGTTATACTTAACAACGACGATTACACACCGATGGAGTTTGTGATTGACGTTCTGCAAAAGTTCTTTTCTTATGATATTGAACGTGCAACACAATTGATGCTCAATGTGCATTACCAAGGAAAGGCGATTTGTGGTGTTTTTACTGCTGAAGTGGCAGAGACAAAAGTCGCACATGTAAATCAATACGCCAGGGAGAACGAGCATCCATTGCTTTGTACGCTGGAAAAAGCCTGA
- the cspD gene encoding cold shock-like protein CspD — protein METGTVKWFNNAKGFGFICPEGGGEDIFAHYSTIQMDGYRTLKAGQMVNFDVHQGPKGNHASLIVPLGLDVVLQEDIPQELAALA, from the coding sequence ATGGAGACGGGTACTGTTAAATGGTTCAATAACGCCAAAGGTTTTGGCTTCATTTGCCCTGAGGGCGGTGGCGAAGATATATTCGCTCACTATTCAACTATCCAGATGGATGGTTACCGAACGTTAAAAGCCGGTCAGATGGTTAACTTTGATGTCCACCAAGGGCCAAAAGGGAACCACGCCAGTCTGATAGTGCCACTCGGGTTAGATGTGGTCTTGCAAGAAGACATACCGCAAGAACTTGCCGCATTGGCCTGA
- the macB gene encoding macrolide ABC transporter ATP-binding protein/permease MacB, whose translation MTALLELKGIRRSYQSGGETVDVLQDVSLTINAGELVAIIGASGSGKSTLMNILGCLDKPSAGIYRVAGQDVATLDNDALAALRREHFGFIFQRYHLLPHLSAAHNVEVPAVYAGLGKHERRERANMLLTRLGLEERVNYQPNQLSGGQQQRVSIARALMNGGQVILADEPTGALDSHSSVEVMAILKQLQQQGHTVIIVTHDPNVAAQAERIIEIKDGRIMADSGSKTVPTVVASEAVSLAPSAPSWQQLAGRFREALLMAWRAMSANKMRTALTMLGIIIGIASVVSILVVGDAAKQMVLADIRAIGTNTIDIYPGKDYGDDDPSTRQALVYDDMVALKEQSYVSAVSPTISGSMRLRYGNVDVAASVSGVSEQYFHVYGMKLEQGTPITREQVERQSQVVVIDRNTQRRLFPHIKDVVGQVILVGNMPATVVGVVEEKQSMFGSSKALRIWVPYSTMASRLMGRSYFDSITIRIKEGYSSKEAEQQLVRLLTMRHGKKDIFTYNMDSLLQTAEKTTRTMQLFLTLVAVISLVVGGIGVMNIMLVSVTERTREIGIRMAVGARSSDVMQQFLIEAILVCLVGGALGITLSFAIGLIVEMFLPNWQIAFPPLALFSAFLCSTVIGVVFGYLPARSAARLNPIDALARE comes from the coding sequence ATGACGGCATTGCTTGAATTAAAAGGCATTCGTCGTAGTTATCAGTCCGGCGGAGAAACCGTTGACGTATTACAGGATGTCTCACTGACCATAAATGCCGGTGAGTTGGTCGCGATTATTGGTGCCTCTGGCTCGGGTAAGTCGACGCTAATGAACATCTTGGGCTGTCTGGATAAGCCAAGTGCCGGCATCTATCGTGTTGCCGGTCAAGATGTCGCCACATTGGATAATGACGCACTGGCGGCACTGCGGCGCGAGCATTTTGGCTTTATTTTCCAGCGCTATCATCTGCTGCCTCACCTCAGCGCGGCCCATAACGTAGAGGTTCCCGCAGTCTATGCTGGTTTAGGTAAGCATGAACGGCGTGAGCGGGCGAATATGCTGCTAACCCGCCTGGGGCTGGAGGAACGTGTTAACTACCAGCCCAACCAGCTCTCCGGCGGGCAGCAGCAACGGGTCAGTATCGCTCGCGCCTTGATGAATGGTGGGCAGGTCATTCTGGCCGATGAACCGACCGGGGCGCTAGATAGCCACTCCAGTGTTGAGGTGATGGCTATCCTAAAGCAGCTACAGCAGCAGGGGCACACGGTGATTATTGTCACCCATGACCCTAATGTTGCGGCTCAGGCCGAGCGGATCATCGAAATCAAAGATGGCCGCATTATGGCGGATTCAGGCTCGAAAACAGTACCCACGGTTGTGGCTTCTGAGGCGGTGAGTCTGGCACCATCCGCACCATCATGGCAGCAACTGGCAGGCCGTTTTCGTGAGGCATTACTCATGGCCTGGCGTGCGATGTCGGCCAATAAAATGCGCACCGCACTGACCATGCTCGGGATCATTATTGGTATCGCCTCAGTGGTCTCGATATTGGTGGTCGGGGATGCCGCCAAGCAGATGGTGCTGGCCGATATCCGCGCGATTGGCACCAATACCATTGATATTTATCCCGGCAAAGATTATGGCGATGACGACCCCAGCACGCGGCAGGCATTGGTCTATGACGATATGGTGGCGCTAAAAGAGCAATCCTATGTCAGCGCCGTGTCGCCCACCATTTCTGGCAGTATGCGGCTGCGATACGGTAATGTGGATGTCGCAGCCAGTGTCTCGGGGGTCAGTGAGCAGTATTTTCATGTGTATGGCATGAAACTCGAACAGGGGACCCCCATCACCCGTGAGCAGGTTGAACGCCAGTCGCAAGTGGTTGTGATTGACCGCAATACCCAGCGCCGGCTATTTCCGCATATCAAAGATGTGGTTGGGCAAGTGATCCTGGTTGGCAATATGCCCGCAACTGTGGTGGGGGTGGTGGAAGAGAAGCAATCCATGTTCGGTAGCAGTAAAGCGCTGCGAATATGGGTGCCGTACAGCACCATGGCGAGCCGTCTGATGGGGCGCTCCTACTTTGATTCGATCACTATTCGGATTAAAGAGGGCTATAGCAGCAAAGAGGCCGAGCAGCAGCTGGTCCGCTTGCTGACCATGCGCCACGGCAAGAAAGATATATTCACCTACAACATGGATAGCTTGCTGCAAACCGCGGAAAAAACCACCCGCACCATGCAACTGTTCCTGACATTGGTGGCGGTAATTTCACTGGTGGTAGGTGGGATTGGCGTGATGAATATTATGCTGGTTTCAGTGACCGAGAGAACCCGCGAAATCGGTATCCGTATGGCGGTGGGCGCGCGATCCAGTGATGTTATGCAGCAATTCTTAATTGAGGCGATTCTGGTTTGCCTGGTCGGAGGGGCGCTGGGTATCACGCTATCCTTCGCCATTGGACTGATTGTCGAGATGTTTTTACCTAACTGGCAGATTGCTTTCCCACCGCTGGCGTTATTCAGCGCGTTCTTGTGCTCAACCGTGATTGGCGTGGTATTTGGCTATTTACCGGCACGAAGTGCTGCCAGACTCAATCCGATTGATGCGTTAGCGCGCGAATGA
- the macA gene encoding macrolide transporter subunit MacA, which produces MQFSRRQRRWLIVFAVLIIGGFFITRHLMTPAPIQYQTVKVANRDLQQNVLATGKLDAVRKVDVGAQVSGQLEKLYVQIGDQVEQGQLLAMIDPQQAQNQIKEVEATLQDLNAQLAQAKAEMQLAAVTLRRQQDLAKLQVVSRQDLDQASTTLAVKKAQVETINAQINKAKASLDTANINLDYTKISAPMAGDVVQITTLQGQTVIAAQQAPNILTLADMSTMLVNAQVSEADVIHLKPGMKASFTVLGDPEKRFDGVLKDIQPTPEKVNDAIFYSARFEVPNPDRVLRLQMTAQVSIQLAKVPQAVVIPLSALGEELGINRYQVAVLKEGKEEKREVTIGIRNNVDAQVVSGLKVGEEVIVSRGGTEEA; this is translated from the coding sequence ATGCAGTTCAGTAGACGTCAGCGCCGATGGCTCATCGTATTTGCTGTATTGATTATTGGTGGTTTTTTCATCACCAGACACCTGATGACCCCTGCGCCGATTCAATATCAGACGGTGAAAGTCGCCAATCGTGATCTGCAACAGAATGTCCTGGCCACAGGCAAACTCGACGCGGTGCGCAAAGTTGATGTGGGTGCGCAGGTCAGTGGTCAGTTGGAGAAACTGTATGTGCAAATTGGCGATCAAGTTGAGCAAGGCCAGTTACTGGCGATGATCGACCCGCAACAGGCGCAGAACCAAATCAAAGAGGTGGAGGCGACACTACAGGATTTGAATGCTCAGTTGGCGCAGGCGAAAGCTGAAATGCAACTGGCTGCGGTGACGCTGCGCCGTCAGCAGGATCTGGCAAAGTTACAGGTGGTATCACGCCAGGATCTGGATCAGGCCAGCACCACGCTGGCGGTAAAAAAAGCGCAAGTTGAAACCATTAATGCGCAAATCAATAAAGCTAAGGCCAGCCTGGATACGGCTAACATTAATCTGGATTATACCAAAATCTCTGCCCCGATGGCTGGCGATGTGGTGCAAATCACCACCTTGCAAGGCCAGACCGTGATTGCGGCGCAACAAGCACCGAATATTCTGACGTTGGCCGATATGAGCACCATGCTGGTAAATGCGCAGGTGTCAGAGGCGGACGTGATTCACCTTAAACCGGGGATGAAAGCCTCGTTTACGGTGTTGGGTGATCCCGAAAAACGTTTTGATGGCGTGTTAAAAGATATTCAGCCAACGCCGGAAAAAGTGAATGATGCCATTTTCTACTCTGCGCGCTTTGAGGTGCCGAATCCCGATCGCGTATTGCGCTTGCAAATGACCGCGCAGGTTTCAATTCAGCTGGCAAAGGTGCCGCAGGCGGTGGTGATCCCCTTATCGGCATTAGGCGAGGAGTTGGGCATCAATCGTTATCAAGTCGCGGTGCTAAAAGAGGGCAAAGAGGAGAAACGTGAAGTGACTATCGGCATTCGCAATAATGTTGATGCGCAGGTCGTTTCAGGTTTGAAGGTCGGCGAGGAGGTCATCGTTAGCCGCGGTGGCACGGAGGAAGCATAA
- a CDS encoding VirK/YbjX family protein encodes MQNNNNIKSTPDNLNCWGLIALLFKGNQPLGGSWHELQFRLKFIARTLICPKLTLNLLAILVEQPFLNKMLRDQPDLPCKLHRPYLANTFNNRQKLAALQDHFQLINQYMPVSLLHNYLHHSPYKLAELTGKNEEKYFLYLAVISKFNKEGEITLMLTNEQQQTLAVLTFSLFYYKQQKTLFIGGLQGADKETPHNEIHLSTKACFGLFPKRLVLEAACTLAKLMGVTQIIAVGNATHIYQNWRYRGKKKDKLHADYDSFWRSLGGEQCAQGHFSLPPQIARKPIEDIASKKRAEYRRRYQLLEQLEEQVAAHFTTELI; translated from the coding sequence ATGCAAAACAATAATAACATCAAATCAACGCCTGATAATCTTAACTGTTGGGGGTTGATTGCATTGCTATTCAAAGGCAACCAGCCGCTAGGTGGCTCATGGCATGAATTACAATTTCGACTTAAATTTATAGCCAGAACATTAATTTGCCCCAAACTGACCCTAAATCTGTTGGCGATACTGGTGGAGCAACCCTTTCTAAACAAAATGTTACGCGATCAACCGGATTTACCCTGTAAATTACATCGCCCTTATTTGGCGAATACCTTCAATAATCGTCAAAAACTGGCGGCGCTACAAGATCATTTCCAGCTAATAAATCAATATATGCCCGTATCATTGCTGCATAACTATTTACACCATTCGCCTTATAAATTGGCTGAGTTAACTGGCAAAAACGAAGAAAAGTATTTTCTTTATTTGGCCGTTATTTCAAAATTCAATAAGGAGGGCGAAATTACCCTGATGCTGACCAATGAGCAACAACAAACTCTGGCGGTGCTGACTTTCAGTCTATTTTATTATAAGCAGCAAAAAACACTGTTTATTGGCGGTCTACAAGGTGCCGATAAAGAAACACCCCATAACGAAATTCACCTCAGCACCAAAGCATGTTTTGGATTATTTCCTAAACGTCTGGTATTAGAGGCCGCCTGCACCTTGGCAAAACTGATGGGAGTAACACAAATTATTGCCGTCGGGAATGCTACGCACATTTACCAAAACTGGCGCTATCGGGGGAAGAAAAAAGACAAATTACATGCCGATTACGATAGTTTCTGGCGCTCACTGGGTGGAGAACAGTGCGCCCAGGGGCATTTCAGCTTACCCCCGCAGATTGCGCGTAAGCCAATTGAAGATATTGCCAGCAAAAAACGTGCGGAATACCGCCGCCGCTATCAATTGCTTGAGCAACTCGAAGAGCAGGTAGCCGCACATTTTACCACCGAATTAATCTAG
- a CDS encoding ATP-dependent endonuclease, whose product MYLERVDIVGFRGINRISLNLDDNTVLVGENAWGKSSLLDALTLLLSPEPQLYHFTMQDFYYPAGDESAKERHLQVIFTFCEKDIGHWRAPRYRQLAPLWINHDDGLHRIYYRVTGELADDGTVCTWRTFLDLEGQPLALHDIEKLARGVIRIHPVLRLRDARFMRRLRSTTDENSHQPDKVALNQQLDQLSRELVRNPQKLTNTELRQGLVAMRQLLEHYFAEQGSQSVALRNHRYRPQPEREAWQALDSINRMVAEPNSRSMRLILLGMFSTLLQAKGSLSLDPHARPLLLVEDPETRLHPIMLSVAWGLLSQLPLQRITTTNSGELVSLVPIESICRLVRESSRVATYRIGPRGMSAEESRRIAFHIRFNRPSALFARCWLLVEGETEIWLLNELARQCGHHFEAEGVKVIEFAQSGLRPLLKYANRMGIQWHVLTDGDDAGKKYAETVRNMADTGRDHERDRLTILPAPDMEHFLYRAGFDAVYHRVSAIPMNAKMQPRRVIEKAIHRTSKPDLAIEVTSQAREWGVESIPPLLKKMFSRVVWLARGRAD is encoded by the coding sequence ATGTATCTTGAACGCGTAGATATAGTCGGTTTTCGCGGTATCAATCGTATTTCATTGAACCTTGATGATAATACCGTGCTGGTCGGTGAGAATGCCTGGGGTAAATCCAGCCTATTAGATGCCCTGACATTACTTTTATCCCCCGAGCCGCAACTTTATCATTTCACCATGCAGGATTTTTATTATCCGGCAGGGGATGAGAGTGCTAAAGAGCGCCATTTACAGGTTATTTTCACCTTCTGTGAGAAGGATATTGGCCACTGGCGTGCGCCTCGTTATCGCCAATTAGCCCCGCTTTGGATAAACCATGATGATGGTTTGCATCGTATTTATTATCGGGTTACAGGAGAGTTGGCTGATGACGGCACCGTCTGCACCTGGCGTACTTTCCTCGATTTAGAGGGGCAGCCTCTGGCTTTGCATGATATTGAGAAGCTGGCACGAGGCGTGATTCGTATCCATCCGGTATTGCGCTTACGGGATGCGCGCTTTATGCGTCGGCTACGCAGTACCACGGACGAAAACAGTCATCAGCCGGATAAAGTGGCACTGAATCAACAGTTGGATCAATTAAGCCGCGAGTTGGTGCGCAATCCGCAAAAACTGACGAATACGGAACTGCGCCAAGGGTTGGTGGCGATGCGCCAACTGCTGGAGCACTATTTTGCCGAGCAAGGATCGCAATCTGTTGCTCTACGTAATCACCGTTATCGCCCACAACCGGAGCGAGAGGCCTGGCAGGCCCTCGACAGCATCAACCGCATGGTGGCTGAACCCAATAGCCGCAGTATGCGGTTGATACTATTGGGGATGTTCTCAACGCTACTGCAAGCCAAAGGCTCACTTAGCCTGGACCCTCATGCGCGACCATTACTGCTGGTCGAAGACCCGGAAACCCGCTTGCACCCCATTATGCTGTCAGTGGCGTGGGGGCTGCTCAGCCAGTTGCCACTCCAACGTATCACCACCACCAACTCCGGTGAGTTAGTCTCTTTGGTGCCGATAGAGAGTATTTGTCGGCTGGTGCGTGAATCCTCTCGAGTCGCGACTTACCGCATTGGCCCGCGCGGCATGAGCGCCGAAGAGAGTCGCCGCATCGCGTTTCATATTCGCTTCAACCGCCCCTCTGCTTTATTTGCCCGCTGCTGGCTGTTGGTCGAGGGCGAAACGGAAATTTGGTTACTCAATGAACTCGCCCGCCAGTGTGGTCACCACTTTGAAGCGGAAGGGGTAAAAGTGATTGAGTTTGCCCAGAGTGGCCTACGGCCACTGCTGAAGTATGCCAACCGCATGGGCATCCAGTGGCATGTTCTGACCGATGGTGATGATGCCGGCAAAAAGTACGCCGAGACAGTACGTAATATGGCGGACACTGGACGTGACCACGAGCGGGATCGTCTGACCATCTTGCCAGCACCAGATATGGAGCACTTTCTATATCGTGCAGGATTTGATGCGGTTTATCACCGGGTATCAGCCATTCCAATGAATGCCAAAATGCAGCCGCGCAGGGTGATTGAGAAGGCTATTCATCGTACCTCCAAGCCGGATCTAGCCATTGAAGTGACCAGCCAGGCCAGAGAGTGGGGGGTAGAATCTATTCCCCCGTTACTGAAAAAAATGTTTTCTCGGGTCGTTTGGCTGGCACGAGGACGGGCTGATTAG
- a CDS encoding lysine exporter LysO family protein, giving the protein MYSGLLIILLPLIIGYLIPLNRKSLIQLINRLLSWMVYVILFFMGISLAFLENLSANLLLIFQYTAVFFLCIFCANLLALFLLERKLPWKNTHRQEALPSRLHMALESLKLCGVVIIGFLLGLSQWPWLQFAAKGSELALIFLLFLVGIQLRNSGMTLRQIVLNRRGTIVAFVVGISALIGGLLAAVLMGLPIKTGLAMASGFGWYSLSGILLTDAFGPVIGSAAFFNDLARELVAIMLIPTLVRSSRSTALGLCGATSMDFTLPVLQRSGGLEMVPAAIVHGFLLSLLAPILIALFSS; this is encoded by the coding sequence GTGTATTCAGGATTACTGATCATTCTTTTGCCGTTAATTATTGGCTATCTGATCCCACTTAACCGCAAATCATTAATTCAATTGATCAACCGCTTATTAAGCTGGATGGTCTACGTGATTTTATTCTTTATGGGGATCAGTCTGGCATTTCTGGAGAACCTCAGCGCCAATTTGCTGCTTATTTTCCAGTACACCGCAGTCTTTTTTCTCTGTATTTTTTGTGCCAATTTACTGGCGCTATTTTTACTCGAACGCAAATTACCGTGGAAAAATACTCACCGGCAAGAAGCATTACCCTCACGGCTACATATGGCACTGGAATCGCTGAAATTATGTGGCGTGGTCATTATTGGTTTCCTGCTGGGTTTAAGCCAATGGCCGTGGTTGCAATTTGCCGCGAAAGGTAGCGAGTTGGCACTGATTTTCCTGCTGTTTTTAGTGGGCATTCAATTACGTAACAGTGGCATGACACTGCGTCAGATCGTGCTAAACCGCCGTGGCACCATAGTGGCATTTGTTGTCGGTATTAGTGCATTGATCGGTGGTTTGCTCGCCGCAGTACTGATGGGTCTGCCCATTAAAACCGGGCTGGCGATGGCCTCTGGCTTTGGTTGGTATTCGCTGTCAGGTATTTTGCTGACTGATGCATTTGGCCCAGTGATTGGTAGCGCCGCATTCTTTAATGATCTGGCGCGAGAGTTGGTGGCAATCATGCTGATCCCAACACTGGTACGCAGCAGCCGCTCCACCGCATTGGGCTTGTGCGGCGCAACCTCAATGGACTTTACGCTGCCGGTATTACAGCGCAGTGGCGGGCTGGAAATGGTTCCTGCCGCGATCGTCCACGGCTTTTTACTGAGCCTGCTGGCTCCGATATTGATCGCACTCTTCTCCTCATAA
- the hcp gene encoding hydroxylamine reductase, with protein sequence MFCVQCEQTIRTPAGNGCSYAQGMCGKTAETSDLQDLLVAVLQGLSAWALTAREVGIIDHQIDSFAPRAFFSTLTNVNFDSDRIIGYAKEAILLRQSLAIRCRLLDSTITVDHPLAELQLLSDDIPTLQQQSQQFALNSDKAEVGDDIHGLRMLCLYGLKGAAAYMEHAHVLGQHDEQIYAEYHAYMAWLGTQPRDVDTLLNNAMGIGKMNFNVMAILDTGETQAYGDPQPTAVNVRPVAGKAILISGHDLKDLQMLLEQTEGTGVNIYTHGEMLPAHGYPELKRYSHLVGNYGSGWQNQQTEFAKFPGPILMTSNCIIDPNVGNYGDRIWTRSIVGWPGVNHLEGEDFAQVIDQALGMAGFPYNELEQMITVGFGRQTLLNAADTVIDLVATKKLRHVFLVGGCDGSRTERSYFTDFARSVPQDCIIMTLACGKYRFNKLDFGTLEGLPRLLDVGQCNDAYSAIMLAVKLSEKLGCTVNDLPLSLVLSWFEQKAIVILLTLLSLGVKNIYTGPTAPGFLTDNLMGILYQKFGMRPITTVEQDMSAILGS encoded by the coding sequence ATGTTCTGTGTGCAATGTGAACAAACCATCCGAACACCTGCGGGTAATGGCTGCTCCTACGCCCAGGGGATGTGCGGGAAAACCGCCGAGACCTCTGATTTACAAGACCTATTAGTTGCCGTGCTGCAAGGGCTGTCAGCTTGGGCATTGACCGCGCGCGAAGTGGGCATCATTGATCATCAGATTGATAGCTTTGCACCCAGAGCCTTCTTCTCGACCCTCACCAATGTGAATTTCGACTCAGACAGAATTATCGGCTACGCCAAAGAGGCCATCTTGCTACGCCAATCACTGGCGATCCGTTGTCGTTTGCTCGATAGCACTATCACTGTTGATCACCCATTAGCTGAACTGCAACTACTGTCAGACGACATCCCAACCTTGCAACAACAATCGCAACAATTCGCCCTAAATAGCGATAAAGCGGAGGTAGGCGACGATATCCATGGCTTACGGATGCTCTGTTTGTATGGCCTGAAAGGTGCGGCGGCCTATATGGAACACGCCCACGTACTGGGTCAGCACGATGAGCAAATTTATGCTGAATATCATGCTTATATGGCCTGGTTGGGTACCCAGCCCCGTGATGTCGACACCCTGCTCAATAACGCCATGGGCATTGGCAAAATGAACTTCAACGTCATGGCTATTTTGGACACTGGCGAAACCCAGGCCTATGGTGATCCGCAGCCGACGGCGGTTAACGTGCGCCCGGTGGCGGGTAAAGCTATTTTGATCTCCGGCCATGACCTCAAAGACTTACAAATGCTGCTGGAGCAGACCGAGGGAACCGGGGTTAACATCTATACCCACGGTGAAATGCTGCCCGCTCACGGCTACCCAGAGTTAAAACGCTACTCACATCTGGTGGGTAACTATGGCAGTGGCTGGCAGAATCAGCAGACAGAATTCGCCAAATTCCCCGGCCCGATTCTGATGACATCCAACTGTATCATTGACCCTAATGTGGGCAATTACGGCGACCGCATCTGGACGCGCAGCATTGTTGGCTGGCCGGGTGTGAATCATCTGGAGGGTGAGGATTTCGCGCAGGTCATCGATCAGGCATTGGGCATGGCGGGCTTCCCGTACAATGAGCTGGAGCAGATGATTACTGTCGGTTTTGGCCGCCAGACCCTGCTGAATGCGGCTGATACAGTGATTGATCTGGTCGCCACTAAAAAACTACGCCATGTGTTTCTGGTGGGGGGCTGTGATGGTAGCCGCACAGAACGCAGCTATTTCACTGATTTTGCCCGCAGTGTGCCGCAAGATTGCATCATTATGACCCTAGCCTGCGGTAAGTACCGCTTCAACAAACTGGATTTCGGCACACTGGAGGGATTACCGCGCCTGCTGGATGTCGGTCAATGTAATGATGCTTACTCAGCCATCATGCTGGCGGTGAAATTGTCAGAAAAACTGGGCTGTACCGTCAATGACCTGCCCCTCAGTCTGGTGCTGTCATGGTTCGAACAAAAAGCCATTGTCATCCTGCTGACCTTGCTGTCACTGGGGGTAAAAAATATCTATACCGGCCCGACGGCACCTGGCTTCCTGACGGACAACCTGATGGGGATTTTGTACCAGAAATTTGGTATGCGCCCTATTACCACAGTAGAACAGGATATGAGCGCGATTCTGGGCAGTTAA
- the hcr gene encoding NADH oxidoreductase yields the protein MQVHSIVQETPDVWSLRLINHDFYPYLPGQYALVSIRNSDDTLRAYTLSSTPGLSPFIQLTVRCLADGEGSNWLTQQVKVGDYLWLSEAQGEFTCAHVDDDRYLMLAAGCGVTPVMSMCRDLLARRAQANIQVIFNVRSPADVIFADEWQHLLQRYPQQLQLTLVAESAATAGFIAGRINAQIMQQVAPDISRRRVMTCGPAPYMDWVEQYCREQSVPADHFQKEQFRSADEAIDTSNELTMTISHPLRSVKVPVGTSLLFALEQHKVPVMAACRAGVCGSCKTRILHGEYTTSSTMTLTPEEIAQGYVLACSCQLQGDIQLA from the coding sequence ATGCAAGTCCACTCCATAGTGCAAGAAACGCCCGACGTCTGGAGCCTGCGGCTGATTAACCACGATTTTTACCCCTATCTGCCAGGGCAATATGCTCTGGTCAGTATTCGCAACAGTGATGACACCCTGCGCGCCTATACACTCTCCTCCACGCCCGGACTCAGCCCCTTTATCCAACTCACGGTGCGCTGTTTAGCCGATGGCGAAGGATCTAACTGGCTGACCCAGCAGGTGAAAGTGGGTGATTACCTGTGGCTTTCCGAGGCCCAGGGGGAGTTTACCTGCGCCCATGTTGATGATGACCGCTACCTGATGTTGGCCGCCGGTTGCGGTGTCACGCCGGTGATGTCAATGTGCCGTGATCTGCTGGCACGACGTGCGCAAGCGAACATTCAGGTGATTTTTAATGTGCGTTCGCCAGCGGATGTGATTTTTGCCGATGAGTGGCAACACTTATTGCAGCGCTATCCGCAGCAATTGCAGCTCACTCTGGTGGCGGAATCCGCAGCAACGGCGGGCTTTATCGCCGGCAGAATCAATGCTCAAATCATGCAACAGGTGGCACCAGACATCAGCCGCCGCCGGGTGATGACTTGCGGCCCCGCCCCATACATGGATTGGGTGGAGCAGTATTGCCGTGAGCAATCTGTTCCAGCCGATCATTTCCAAAAAGAGCAGTTCCGCAGCGCCGACGAAGCTATTGATACCAGCAATGAATTGACGATGACCATTAGCCATCCGCTGCGCAGTGTGAAAGTCCCGGTCGGCACCTCACTGCTGTTTGCACTGGAGCAACATAAAGTTCCGGTGATGGCAGCTTGCCGCGCGGGGGTCTGTGGCTCCTGTAAGACCCGCATTCTGCACGGGGAGTACACCACCAGCAGCACCATGACACTGACCCCCGAAGAGATTGCCCAAGGCTATGTTCTGGCTTGTAGTTGCCAGCTACAGGGTGATATCCAACTGGCCTAA